A window from Pirellulales bacterium encodes these proteins:
- a CDS encoding plastocyanin/azurin family copper-binding protein has translation GAVVPMPGDFASGPHRGRFHPLDGQLYVTGMAGWGTYTHEDGAFERVRYSGGRVQLPVAFHVHENGVMLRFSQPLDTKIANQVANQFAQVWNYRFSGAYGSAEYAPSHPGLVGHDRLSITGSKIVGDGRSLFLEMPDLQPVNQLHLRLRVDAGKPCELFATVHALDKPFADFPEYRPVAKSVAAHPLLADMVTLSKAAPQNPWRVAIADAQPVTIEAGKNLTFATRTVAVPAGKSIKLTFTNPDVVPHNWVLLKPGSLLRVGETVNRLVADPEAALRQYVPPSDDVVAYTDIAPPGEKFTIYFRAPEMPGRYPFLCSFPGHWMVMNGQLIVE, from the coding sequence AAGGAGCCGTCGTACCGATGCCAGGCGATTTCGCGTCGGGACCCCATCGCGGACGATTTCATCCGCTCGATGGCCAGCTATACGTCACTGGCATGGCGGGCTGGGGGACCTACACGCATGAGGATGGCGCCTTTGAGCGCGTGCGATACAGCGGCGGGCGAGTGCAATTGCCGGTTGCTTTTCATGTGCACGAAAACGGCGTGATGCTGCGGTTCAGCCAACCGCTTGATACGAAAATCGCTAACCAAGTGGCCAACCAATTCGCGCAGGTGTGGAATTACCGCTTCAGCGGCGCTTATGGTTCGGCGGAATACGCGCCCTCGCACCCCGGTCTGGTTGGGCATGATCGGCTGTCGATCACTGGCTCTAAGATCGTGGGTGACGGCAGGAGCCTGTTTCTGGAAATGCCCGACTTGCAGCCGGTCAATCAGCTGCACCTACGTTTGCGCGTTGACGCAGGCAAGCCGTGCGAGCTCTTCGCCACCGTTCATGCCCTCGACAAGCCCTTCGCCGATTTTCCAGAATATCGACCCGTCGCGAAGTCCGTGGCCGCACATCCGCTTTTGGCCGATATGGTTACCCTCAGCAAGGCGGCGCCGCAAAATCCCTGGCGCGTTGCGATTGCCGATGCGCAACCCGTGACTATTGAAGCGGGCAAGAACCTGACCTTTGCCACGCGCACCGTCGCCGTGCCTGCGGGAAAATCGATCAAGCTCACCTTCACCAACCCCGACGTCGTGCCGCACAATTGGGTTTTGCTCAAGCCGGGCAGCCTGTTACGTGTGGGCGAAACGGTCAATCGCTTGGTGGCGGACCCTGAAGCCGCGCTGCGGCAATATGTGCCCCCCTCGGACGATGTGGTCGCTTACACGGATATCGCTCCGCCGGGCGAGAAGTTCACGATTTACTTTCGTGCGCCGGAAATGCCGGGCCGCTATCCGTTTCTTTGTTCCTTCCCCGGTCACTGGATGGTGATGAACGGGCAATTGATCGTCGAGTAA